One Setaria viridis chromosome 7, Setaria_viridis_v4.0, whole genome shotgun sequence genomic region harbors:
- the LOC117863336 gene encoding uncharacterized protein isoform X1 gives MTAATEEPRLLGSAPGVEDAGEIDGAVGKQGRPRGDDDKEILRFMDSVDGYLFLMDSLSSALRQGWLDLASARHSMGPSRVSSTLFDHKEQSAATKLQVVDHAGLKPSESKPHFALSKWCLKEECHSTYDVGEQASTEPKLRHRGSATTPEDGNPESDATRADSATDAGTSNHVQRARSKALSVFGALVSPKLRTAQISFETALELIVELANSRSNMLASFSQLKE, from the exons atgacggcggcgacggaggagccGCGGCTCCTGGGATCCGCCCCTGGGGTGGAAGACGCGGGGGAGATCGACGGTGCGGTGGGGAAGCAAGGGCGGCcgcgaggcgacgacgacaagGAGATCCTGCGATTCATGGACTCGGTGGACGGTTACCTCTTCCTCATggactccctctcctccgctcTTCGTCAG GGGTGGCTCGATCTGGCAAGTGCTCGCCATTCTATGGGCCCATCACGTGTTTCAAGTACACTGTTTGATCATAAAGAACAGTCTGCTGCCACTAAGCTGCAAGTTGTTGATCATGCTGGCCTGAAACCATCAG AGTCAAAACCACACTTTGCCTTATCGAAGTGGTGTTTAAAAGAAGAATGTCACTCCACCTATGATGTCGGTGAGCAAGCTAGTACTGAGCCAAAGTTGAGGCATCGAGGATCAGCTACTACCCCAG AAGATGGAAACCCTGAAAGTGATGCAACCAGAGCAGATTCGGCTACTGATGCTGGCACTAGCAATCAT GTTCAAAGAGCGAGATCAAAAGCATTGTCAGTCTTTGGAGCACTGGTGTCTCCAAAACTACGAACAGCCCAAATTTCATTTGAGACAG CCCTTGAATTGATTGTAGAGCTAGCAAATTCAAGGTCGAATATGCTAGCAAGTTTCTCCCAGTTAAAAGAGTGA
- the LOC117863336 gene encoding uncharacterized protein isoform X2: protein MTAATEEPRLLGSAPGVEDAGEIDGAVGKQGRPRGDDDKEILRFMDSVDGYLFLMDSLSSALRQGWLDLASARHSMGPSRVSSTLFDHKEQSAATKLQVVDHAGLKPSESKPHFALSKWCLKEECHSTYDVGEQASTEPKLRHRGSATTPDGNPESDATRADSATDAGTSNHVQRARSKALSVFGALVSPKLRTAQISFETALELIVELANSRSNMLASFSQLKE from the exons atgacggcggcgacggaggagccGCGGCTCCTGGGATCCGCCCCTGGGGTGGAAGACGCGGGGGAGATCGACGGTGCGGTGGGGAAGCAAGGGCGGCcgcgaggcgacgacgacaagGAGATCCTGCGATTCATGGACTCGGTGGACGGTTACCTCTTCCTCATggactccctctcctccgctcTTCGTCAG GGGTGGCTCGATCTGGCAAGTGCTCGCCATTCTATGGGCCCATCACGTGTTTCAAGTACACTGTTTGATCATAAAGAACAGTCTGCTGCCACTAAGCTGCAAGTTGTTGATCATGCTGGCCTGAAACCATCAG AGTCAAAACCACACTTTGCCTTATCGAAGTGGTGTTTAAAAGAAGAATGTCACTCCACCTATGATGTCGGTGAGCAAGCTAGTACTGAGCCAAAGTTGAGGCATCGAGGATCAGCTACTACCCCAG ATGGAAACCCTGAAAGTGATGCAACCAGAGCAGATTCGGCTACTGATGCTGGCACTAGCAATCAT GTTCAAAGAGCGAGATCAAAAGCATTGTCAGTCTTTGGAGCACTGGTGTCTCCAAAACTACGAACAGCCCAAATTTCATTTGAGACAG CCCTTGAATTGATTGTAGAGCTAGCAAATTCAAGGTCGAATATGCTAGCAAGTTTCTCCCAGTTAAAAGAGTGA
- the LOC117863333 gene encoding endoribonuclease Dicer homolog 4 isoform X2 translates to MQAARTFLSSGGGSLDRKGFDINDNHASFVQHYLHKAISLLSCDILDGADADSVDLETLEEPLFSKKFAVLIDVLSRYRLEENMKCIVFVKRIIVARVISHILQNLKCLDFWKCECLVGCHSGLKNMSRNKMGSIIEKFSSGEVNLLVATSVGEEGLDIQTCCLVVRFDLPETVSSFIQSRGRARMSKSKYIFLLERGNQSQEKLLGDYITGESIMDKEVNLRTSNDMFDSLEENIYRVNNTGASISTACSVSLLHCYCDNLPRDRFFFPSPSFFYVDDVEGIVCRLILPPNAAFRQVNSQPCPSKDEAKRDACLKACIRLHELGALTDFLLPGQGSRKTKVSTTDILESNKAEDESFREELHEMLVPAVLRSSRYKLDCLLNLHFYYIEFIPKPADRRYQMFGLFVIDALPKEAEKLDVELHLARARIVKAGIKYLGMITFNKEEMMLAHNFQEMFLKVLLDRSEFTSSYVMLGNDTAFQMDSTFYLLLPIKQKFYGDKFMIDWPAVKRCLSSPVFQDPTSLSLHDSYLPNESLKLLDGTYSKADVIGSLVFTPHNNLFFFVDDILDEINGKSEFNGATYAAHFEERFDIELSHPEQPFLRAKQLFNLRNLLHNRQQESTESEGRELMEHFVELPPELCSLKITGFSKDMGSSLSLLPSLMCHLENLLVALELKDVMLSYFPEASQISASGILEALTTERCLERISLERFEVLGDAFLKYVVGRHNFISYEGLDEDQLTRRRSDIVNNSNLYELSIRRNLQVYIRDQQFEPTQFYALGRPCKVVCNPETEASLHPKNIDPDKRDNCNLRCTKSHHWLHRKTIADVVESLLGAFIVESGFKAAFAFLNWMGIKVDFKDDALYRVLDASSANLSLMDYINISELEELIGYKFKHKGLLLQAFVHPSFNKHSGGCYQRMEFLGDAVLEYLMVSYLYSAYPDLKPGQITDLKSLAVNNTSFAYVAIKKSMHKYLIKDSKYLMAAVNKFENYFNLSNSEKDLSEEPACPKVLGDIVESCVGAVLLDSGFNLNHAWKLMLMLLKPILSFCDMHINPLRELRELCQCNGFDLGLPKPIKADGEFHVKVEVNVNGKMISCTAANRNSKHARKLAAQDTLSKLKNYGYKHKSKSLEEILRTATKKEPELIGYDEEPIKVDGVPLEMKNLQMNGEMEENIFFGNNEAFFIGRSATSIQRTGEDNKVDRNYANNGRINKSNVVTQNGCLPRGEAAKINKKEYHGDMVHKTARSFLYELCAANYWKPPEFELCKDEGPSHLRKFTCKVLVQIMGPSATLLECYSDPKLQKRAAQEHAAQGALWCLKQLGYLPKDETRV, encoded by the exons TGCAGGCTGCAAGGACCTTTCTATCTTCTGGTGGTGGTAGTCTTGATAGAAAGGGGTTTGACATAAATGACAATCATGCCAGTTTTGTACAGCACTATCTACAcaaagcaatttctcttctaaGCTGCGACATATTAGATG GTGCTGATGCTGATTCTGTTGATCTGGAGACACTGGAGGAACCTTTATTCTCAAAAAAATTTGCAGTTCTTATTGACGTTCTGTCAAGATACAG GCTAGAGGAAAACATGAAGTGCATTGTTTTTGTGAAAAGAATCATTGTCGCAAGAGTAATCTCACATATTCTCCAAAACCTGAAGTGCCTTGATTTCTGGAAATGTGAGTGTCTTGTGGGATGCCACTCAGGATTGAAGAACATGTCAAGGAACAAGATGGGTTCTATCATTGAAAAGTTCTCTTCGGGTGAG GTGAACCTTTTGGTTGCTACTAGTGTAGGTGAGGAGGGACTTGACATTCAGACATGCTGCCTTGTTGTGCGGTTTGATCTCCCAGAAACTGTTTCTAGCTTTATCCAGTCAAGGGGACGTGCCCGGATGAGTAAATCTAAATACATTTTCCTCCTGGAGAG GGGAAACCAATCTCAGGAGAAGTTGCTTGGTGATTATATTACTGGCGAAAGTATTATGGATAAAGAGGTTAACTTGAGAACTTCAAATGATATGTTCGATTCCCTTGAGGAGAACATCTATCGAGTGAACAACACTGGTGCTTCCATTAGCACTGCTTGCAGTGTATCTCTATTACATTGCTATTGTGACAACCTTCCAAGAGATAG gtttttttttccttctccatcATTCTTCTATGTTGATGATGTTGAAGGAATAGTCTGCAGACTAATTCTCCCACCAAATGCTGCTTTTCGTCAAGTGAACAGTCAACCCTGTCCATCAAAAGATGAAGCTAAGAGAGATGCATGCTTGAAAGCATGCATAAGACTTCACGAACTGGGTGCTTTGACAGATTTTCTTCTGCCGGGCCAAGGCTCTAGAAAGACTAAGGTATCAACAACAGATATATTAGAAAGCAACAAAGCTGAGG ATGAAAGTTTTAGGGAAGAACTTCATGAGATGTTGGTTCCTGCAGTTCTGAGATCTTCAAGATACAAACTGGACTGTTTGTTGAACTTGCATTTCTACTACATAGAATTTATTCCCAAACCAGCAGATAGACGATATCAGATGTTTGGTCTTTTTGTGATCGATGCCCTTCCAAAGGAAGCTGAAAAGTTGGATGTTGAATTGCATCTTGCACGTGCGAGGATTGTGAAAGCAGGAATTAAATATTTGGGAATGATTACTTTTAACAAAGAGGAG ATGATGCTCGCACACAATTTCCAAGAAATGTTTTTGAAAGTTCTCTTGGACAGATCTGAGTTCACTTCATCTTATGTTATGTTGGGGAATGATACTGCGTTTCAAATGGATTCAACATTTTACCTGTTGCTTCCCATCAAACAGAAATTCTATGGTGATAAATTTATGATTGATTGGCCAGCAGTAAAGCGGTGCTTATCATCACCTGTATTTCAAGATCCAACGAGTTTATCTCTGCATGACTCATATTTGCCAAATGAGTCTTTGAAGCTTCTTGACGGAACATACAGTAAAGCTGATGTGATTGGCAGTTTGGTCTTCACTCCCCACAACAACCTGTTTTTCTTCGTTGATGACATTCTGGATGAAATAAATGGTAAAAGTGAATTCAACGGTGCAACTTATGCAGCACATTTTGAGGAAAG GTTTGATATCGAGCTATCCCATCCTGAACAGCCATTTTTGAGAGCAAAACAACTCTTCAATCTACGCAATCTGCTGCATAACCGACAACAAGAGAGCACAG AATCCGAGGGCCGTGAATTGATGGAGCACTTCGTGGAGTTACCTCCAGAGCTATGCTCTTTGAAGATAACTGGGTTCTCAAAAGATATGGGTAGTTCTTTGTCCTTGCTACCGTCTTTAATGTGTCACTTGGAGAATTTGTTGGTGGCTCTCGAGTTGAAGGATGTCATGTTATCTTATTTCCCAGAGGCTTCTCAAATTAGTGCTTCTGGT ATCCTTGAAGCGCTGACTACTGAAAGGTGTTTGGAGAGGATCTCGTTGGAGCGATTTGAAGTCCTAGGTGATGCTTTCTTGAAGTATGTAGTTGGGCGCCATAACTTTATTTCATATGAAGGACTTGATGAAGATCAGTTGACCAGGAGACGTTCTGATATAGTGAATAATTCAAATTTATATGAGTTAtcaattagaagaaatttgcaG GTATACATACGGGATCAACAGTTTGAACCTACTCAGTTCTATGCACTGGGAAGGCCATGTAAAGTGGTTTGCAATCCTGAAACAGAAGCGAGTTTACACCCGAAGAATATCGACCCAGATAAGCGAGACAACTGTAACTTGAGGTGTACAAAGTCACATCATTGGTTGCATAGAAAGACGATTGCAGATGTTGTTGAGTCACTTCTTGGAGCATTTATTGTTGAGAGTGGATTCAAAGctgcatttgcattcctaaATTGGATGGGAATAAAAGTTGATTTTAAAGATGATGCTCTCTATAGAGTATTAGACGCAAGCTCGGCCAATTTGTCTCTCATGGATTACATCAACATTTCTGAGCTTGAAGAATTGATAGGTTACAAATTCAAGCACAAGGGTTTACTTCTCCAAGCATTTGTACACCCTTCATTCAATAAACATTCTGGAGGATGCTACCAG AGGATGGAGTTCCTTGGAGATGCTGTTTTGGAATATTTGATGGTCTCATACCTCTACTCTGCTTACCCAGATCTCAAGCCTGGTCAAATAACAGATCTGAAATCATTAGCTGTCAATAACACTTCATTTGCTTATGTAGCAATTAAGAAATCTATGCATAAGTATCTTATAAAGGATTCTAAATATCTTATGGCAGCGGTAAATAAATTTGAGAATTATTTTAATCTTTCCAATTCAGAGAAAGATTTGTCAGAAGAACCAGCATGTCCAAAG GTTCTTGGTGATATTGTTGAGTCTTGTGTTGGTGCAGTGCTTTTAGATTCCGGCTTCAACCTGAACCATGCTTGGAAGCTAATGCTAATGCTTCTAAAGCCAATATTGAGCTTCTGTGACATGCACATAAATCCTCTGAGAGAACTCCGTGAACTTTGTCAATGTAATGGTTTTGACTTAGGCCTTCCCAAACCTATTAAGGCTGATGGAGAGTTCCATGTCAAAGTGGAAGTTAACGTAAACGGCAAGATGATAAGTTGTACAGCAGCAAACCGGAATTCAAAACACGCTAGAAAGTTGGCTGCACAAGATACACTTTCTAAACTGAAG AATTATGGATACAAGCATAAGAGCAAATCACTGGAGGAGATTTTGCGTACTGCCACAAAAAAAGAACCAGAATTAATAGGCTATGATGAAGAACCAATCAAAGTTGATGGCGTACCTTTAGAAATGAAGAATCTACAGATGAATGGAGAAATGGAGGAAAACATCTTTTTTGGAAATAATGAAGCATTTTTCATTGGGAGGTCTGCAACCTCCATTCAGAGAACAGGAGAAGACAACAAGGTTGACAGGAATTATGCCAATAATGGAAGGATCAATAAGTCCAATGTGGTTACGCAGAATGGTTGTCTACCTAGAGGGGAAGCTgctaaaataaacaaaaaagagTATCATG GTGATATGGTACACAAAACAGCAAGGTCATTCCTTTATGAACTATGTGCTGCAAACTATTGGAAACCTCCTGAATTTGAGTTATGCAAAGACGAAGGACCAAGTCACCTTCGAAA GTTCACTTGCAAGGTCcttgttcagatcatgggaccTTCAGCGACTCTTTTGGAGTGCTACAGCGATCCCAAGCTACAAAAGAGAGCCGCTCAGGAGCATGCCGCCCAGGGGGCTCTCTGGTGCCTCAAGCAACTTGGATACCTCCCAAAAGATGAAACTCGTGTCTAG